Proteins encoded within one genomic window of Brassica rapa cultivar Chiifu-401-42 chromosome A09, CAAS_Brap_v3.01, whole genome shotgun sequence:
- the LOC117127790 gene encoding uncharacterized protein LOC117127790, giving the protein MSESKGNLEVLKLEMSSLDLAVGQRYLTKKHLKRRLKLFTVRHQFDFDVEISNLTTYVVKCWVDGCTWRVRASTEGLSPQFYIRIYDSDHACSVTERSNRSRNATPDILGELYKNFLGDVGPAVRPESVGIAITKQFGVKMEYWKSHRTLKCAREIDEGTPECGFELLPSYLYMIRRANPNTVTRLQIDELGRFMYVFLAFGASVNGFPFMRKVVVVDGTFLNGKYKGTLLTALAQDGNFQIFPIAFAVVDTENDDSWNWFFTQLKVLIPDQEGLAIISDRHNSIGKAITNVYPLAARGICTYHLYKNILGRYKGKDVFRLVKKAARCFRMSDFDMIFEEIEALNPDLHGYLERADVRLWTRVYFPGERYNLMTTNIAESMNRALSHARGLNIVRILESIRVMMTRWFAERRVDARSQSTTLTRGVEKLLQGRVSASRDWTVQRIDDHHTEVKYGAAGESLNVVNLVERKCTCRRFDVEKIPCVHAIAAAEERNVSRISLCSPYYKSTYLASAYAESVMPVDSALPVPDNVANVQCFPPFIRQQPGRPKKNRMKSALEVALANKRPRKEHICSRCSQSGHNARTCPI; this is encoded by the exons ATGAGCGAATCTAAAGGGAATCTGGAGGTTTTGAAGTTGGAGATGTCGTCGTTAGACCTTGCGGTAGGACAACGATACTTGACTAAAAAGCATTTGAAGAGACGACTGAAACTTTTTACAGTGAGGCAtcaatttgattttgatgtaGAAATATCAAACCTGACAACATACGTTGTTAAGTGTTGGGTTGATGGATGTACATGGAGAGTTCGTGCATCTACCGAAGGATTGTCCCCGCAGTTTTATATTCGTATTTACGACTCGGATCATGCATGTTCTGTAACTGAGCGTTCTAATCGATCTCGAAATGCAACACCGGATATTTTAGGAGAGTTGTACAAGAACTTTCTCGGCGACGTTGGTCCGGCCGTTCGCCCTGAGAGTGTCGGAATAGCTATCACTAAGCAGTTTGGTGTAAAG ATGGAATATTGGAAATCACACCGGACGCTTAAATGTGCAAGGGAAATCGATGAGGGCACACCTGAGTGTGGTTTTGAACTCTTGCCTTCTTACTTATACATGATAAGAAGGGCAAATCCGAATACAGTTACGCGTCTTCAAATCGATGAGCTTGGAAGATTCATGTATGTGTTTCTTGCGTTTGGTGCGAGCGTTAATGGGTTTCCTTTCATGCGCAAAGTTGTTGTCGTCGACGGTACGTTTCTTAATGGTAAATATAAAGGGACGCTACTCACAGCACTAGCTCAGGATGGTAACTTTCAGATTTTTCCAATAGCCTTCGCAGTGGTTGACACTGAAAATGATGATTCGTGGAATTGGTTTTTTACGCAACTAAAAGTGTTGATTCCTGACCAGGAGGGTCTTGCGATAATATCAGATAGGCATAACTCGATAGGGAAAGCAATTACAAATGTGTATCCGTTAGCTGCTCGTGGAATATGCACCtatcatttgtataaaaacatATTGGGACGGTACAAAGGAAAAGATGTATTTCGGCTGGTGAAGAAAGCGGCGAGATGTTTTAGAATGTCTGACTTTGATATGATTTTCGAGGAGATTGAAGCACTTAATCCTGATCTCCACGGCTACCTCGAAAGAGCTGATGTCAGACTGTGGACACGTGTTTATTTCCCGGGCGAGAggtacaatttgatgactacGAACATAGCGGAATCAATGAACAGAGCATTATCGCATGCTAGAGGTCTTAACATTGTTCGAATATTGGAATCGATACGGGTTATGATGACCAGATGGTTTGCTGAACGAAGAGTGGATGCCAGATCGCAGTCAACCACACTCACGCGCGGTGTGGAGAAACTATTACAA GGACGTGTAAGTGCCTCCCGGGATTGGACGGTTCAAAGGATTGATGACCATCACACTGAAGTTAAATATGGCGCTGCTGGCGAGTCTTTGAATGTTGTTAATTTGGTTGAGCGAAAGTGCACATGTCGGCGTTTCGATGTCGAGAAAATACCATGTGTACACGCAATCGCAGCTGCAGAGGAAAGAAATGTTTCTCGTATATCACTGTGCAGTCCTTACTATAAAAGCACTTATTTAGCTAGCGCATACGCTGAATCGGTCATGCCGGTTGACTCAGCGCTACCTGTTCCAGATAACGTGGCTAACGTACAGTGCTTTCCACCGTTTATTCGTCAACAACCGGGAAGACctaaaaaaaataggatgaaatCTGCTTTAGAAGTTGCACTTGCAAACAAACGTCCTAGGAAAGAGCACATATGTTCTCGTTGCAGTCAAAGTGGACATAATGCGAGAACTTGTCCGATATAA
- the LOC117128604 gene encoding B3 domain-containing protein REM10-like: MPNSHKPHFLKPLLPDFHSGVTIPLGFFSQHIEGKTNRKTWKLRSDATDQTWEVIQEGRRLTGGWKDFTTAHDLQIGDIVIFKHEGDMVFHVTPFGPSCCEIQYTHPHIIKEEADADDAPSFSFDYCFQAEVTASNLKEDKLYLPEGATTCTALNKQCQEIILVNKEGNSWTVSLRFSEADGMYYIRRGWRKFCRANRCAIGDLFVFNVVGDGKTTPLMCVCPEREE; the protein is encoded by the exons ATGCCTAATTCGCACAAACCTCATTTCTTGAAGCCTCTGCTTCCCGATTTCCACAGTGGCGTG ACAATACCACTTGGCTTCTTCTCACAGCACATAGAAGGGAAGACAAACCGGAAAACATGGAAACTAAGATCGGACGCTACAGATCAAACTTGGGAAGTGATACAAGAAGGCAGGAGACTCACCGGAGGTTGGAAAGATTTCACCACAGCACATGACCTTCAAATCGGTgacattgtcatcttcaaacACGAAGGAGATATGGTGTTTCATGTCACACCATTTGGTCCTAGCTGTTGTGAGATTCAGTATACACATCCTCACATCATCAAGGAAGAAGCCGATGCGGATGATGCTCCTTCTTTCTCATTTGACTATTGTTTTCAGGCTGAGGTCACTGCTTCGAATCTAAAAGAAGACAAACTT TATCTTCCTGAGGGAGCTACGACTTGTACTGCTTTGAACAAACAATGCCAAGAGATAATACTTGTCAACAAAGAGGGAAATTCATGGACTGTGAGTTTGCGATTTAGCGAAGCAGACGGCATGTATTACATCAGAAGAGGCTGGAGAAAGTTCTGTCGTGCTAACAGATGCGCCATAGGAGACTTATTTGTGTTCAATGTGGTTGGAGATGGGAAAACTACTCCACTAATGTGTGTATGTCCGGAAAGGGAAGAGTGA
- the LOC117127791 gene encoding uncharacterized protein At4g04775-like: MSSSSSVSGNTYFHRRHVERGTPKQCWCGEPAELCTSASRANPGRLYYCCRKGYIKRHLFKWADECLVEEVEDMKSVMSDMTKGISDLRVDVGRLEKELGKAEKMKCLMFPVVVCGFGMAIFWHYFFA, translated from the exons atgtcttcttcatcatctgtgTCTGGTAACACTTACTTTCACCGCCGGCATGTGGAAAGAGGAACGCCGAAACAGTGTTGGTGTGGTGAACCCGCTGAATTATGTACATCTGCATCACGGGCTAATCCAGGAAGACTGTACTATTGCTGTCGCAAAGGATATATTaag AGACATTTATTCAAATGGGCGGACGAGTGCTTGGTGGAAGAGGTAGAAGATATGAAATCGGTGATGAGTGACATGACCAAAGGCATATCAGATCTGAGAGTAGACGTTGGTCGGTTGGAGAAAGAACTCGGTAAAGCGGAAAAGATGAAGTGTTTGATGTTTCCAGTGGTGGTTTGTGGGTTTGGTATGGCCATATTTTGGCACTATTTCTTTGCGTAG
- the LOC117128599 gene encoding uncharacterized protein LOC117128599: MDVSQVEPRDYPPRLYPSNLEGKDINHNFRAGHFPHIKETIGLDVWEELVNSPIGVVARLLSRESIWSGRTVHYLLCRQLRVHKKEIWSVVVDDVIRFSLLEFGEITGLNTGPLPTESFEPDQYKEFWEELKVPLGMGPKYDELKAALEFCPGWSFEKRKWLGMLFLQAMGLYCLHHNSRIPFQSAIRVFDDEAMRSYPWGRTAYEVLVDSLKTLSPDGKSYTVSGMKDVLLVWAYESIVCFGEKFGRVVNNEDVPLLRWGGRRTRSSFDTVLSDEIKDHGEVRLRRMVMKESIEEMFPVWSDEPDDPQLVRLVEDIHAGRYVKGFWEVQRDEQGKGNEKKKKKKTKGVSSEAEPSTKKQKKEAAETRKGSSEEEAVLDKATLTNLVSALQNISAKFDAYDFDRNRPVMDEKTLDNVVKAVVQQSLKVLGERKIPDNDAKLSSAGVEKSLSVTSSPRRRSPPEKSDKSPVVEPQAQEEKSVKTPVTEPRQQKKPVKSPEPPQQKEKAVKSPVPPQRKEKAVKSPVPAQQKQQKSVKSPALAETPAKKNSELEKDTVVRRILGDDFNEIDFISVSPAKITKDAKDGKDANVPAYGRGLRGKAKRTVTVKDEAIEDKKKAQRAEAALKRKEKQEAKKKENEEKKQKRKAAELQKKQEAGLQKKKKEDEAELPKKKKEKEAELPKKKKEEEAELQRSAECVVTNDEVLAEDNALAAESDVEPAELIRFSVIKELREKSVKLSPQGFSLTNLDSAPDFPYIGDNGQTTCMRKNITPSSVIYDPCAPVDPARLEKLKQHIKAIPPKPPAPKDKPEEPSADHESDFYSILMHERPWPDKEYGWVFDNHIAAYMNVLIQRSMRDPTPFWSKRIGFIDPWLLSSWASLDYRQFRMKPASFKFKDCGYEALVNGRFPEEFTTNLKWYADVDHVYGCLQTGGNHWVAFHVDLIKEKIDCYDPIYGESTPESEQKMLNAFRPLLEMLPWMLNELIPADLRKHSRKRFAFRRRSKRYIPQNNMSGDCGVYSLKFVECLALGVTFDGINDSNIQGLRVKMAADILEEGGNVGMNNLFS, encoded by the exons ATGGATGTTAGTCAAGTCGAACCACGTGATTACCCTCCAAGACTTTACCCTTCTAACCTAGAAGGTAAAGATATCAATCATAATTTCCGTGCAGGACATTTCCCCCACATTAAAGAAACAATAGGACTCGATGTGTGGGAAGAACTGGTGAACTCTCCCATTGGAGTAGTTGCTAGGCTACTTTCACGCGAAAGCATTTGGTCTGGTAGGACCGTACACTATCTGCTATGTAGACAGCTGCGAGTGCATAAAAAGGAGATATGGTCTGTTGTGGTTGATGATGTTATCAGGTTTAGCTTGCTCGAGTTTGGTGAGATCACTGGGTTAAACACAGGTCCATTGCCAACAGAAAGTTTTGAACCTGATCAATACAAAGAGTTTTGGGAGGAGTTGAAGGTGCCGCTTGGGATGGGACCCAAGTATGATGAGCTGAAGGCAGCATTAGAGTTCTGTCCTGGTTGGAGTTTTGAAAAGCGTAAGTGGTTGGGGATGTTATTTCTTCAAGCCATGGGACTGTACTGTTTGCATCACAATTCAAGGATACCCTTTCAAAGTGCAATAAGGGTATTCGACGATGAAGCCATGAGGTCGTATCCATGGGGTCGGACTGCATACGAAGTTCTTGTTGACTCTCTGAAAACACTGTCTCCAGATGGAAAGTCATACACAGTAAGCGGCATGAAGGACGTTTTATTGGTTTGGGCGTATGAGTCCATCGTCTGTTTCGGTGAGAAGTTTGGGAGAGTGGTCAACAATGAAGACGTTCCTCTTTTGCGATGGGGTGGAAGGCGTACACGTTCAAGTTTTGATACTGTCTTGTCTGACGAAATCAAAGATCATGGCGAG GTCCGTTTGAGGAGAATGGTTATGAAGGAGTCAATTGAAGAGATGTTTCCTGTATGGTCGGATGAACCTGACGACCCACAACTCGTTAGGTTGGTAGAAGACATACACGCAGGTAGATACGTGAAAGGTTTCTGGGAAGTACAGAGGGATGAGCAGGGGAAGgggaatgagaagaagaagaagaagaaaacgaagGGAGTTTCATCAGAAGCTGAGccatcaacaaagaagcagaagaaagaagCTGCTGAAACGAGAAAGGGTTCTAGCGAGGAGGAAGCTGTATTGGACAAAGCGACTCTGACGAATCTTGTGAGTGCTCTGCAGAATATTTCAGCAAAATTTGACGCTTACGATTTTGACCGGAACCGGCCAGTGATGGACGAGAAGACCCTAGATAACGTGGTGAAAGCTGTAGTGCAGCAGAGTCTGAAAGTTTTGGGGGAAAGGAAAATTCCCGACAACGATGCTAAACTCTCCTCCGCCGGCGTAGAAAAATCTTTATCGGTGACATCATCACCTCGTAGGAGGTCGCCACCGGAAAAGTCGGACAAAAGTCCAGTGGTAGAACCGCAGGCCCAGGAGGAGAAGTCTGTAAAAACTCCAGTGACAGAACCGCGGCAGCAGAAAAAGCCTGTCAAAAGTCCAGAGCCGCCGCAGCAGAAAGAGAAGGCTGTCAAAAGTCCGGTGCCGCCGCAGCGGAAGGAGAAGGCTGTCAAAAGTCCGGTGCCGGCGCAGCAGAAACAGCAGAAGTCAGTCAAAAGTCCAGCGTTAGCTGAGACCCCTGCAAAGAAGAATTCGGAGCTTGAGAAGGATACAGTGGTGAGAAGGATTTTGGgtgatgattttaatgaaattgatTTCATCAGTGTTTCTCCTGCAAAGATTACTAAGGATGCTAAGGATGGTAAGGATGCCAACGTTCCAGCCTATGGACGCGGCTTACGGGgcaaggccaagcgtactgtTACTGTAAAGGATGAGGCTATCGAGGATAAGAAAAAAGCACAGCGGGCAGAGGCTGCGttgaagaggaaggagaagcaagaggctaagaaaaaagagaacgaggagaagaaacagaagagaaaagcggctgagttacaaaagaaacaagaggctgggttacagaagaaaaagaaggaagaCGAGGCTGAGTTAccgaaaaaaaagaaggaaaaagaggctgagttaccgaagaagaagaaagaagaagaggctgAGTTACAGCGGTCTGCGGAATGTGTTGTGACCAACGACGAAGTTCTTGCGGAAGATAACGCATTGGCGGCGGAGTCTGATGTCGAGCCAGCTGAATTGATTAGATTTTCCGTGATAAAGGAACTTCGGGAGAAATCAGTTAAGTTATCTCCACAAGGGTTTTCATTGACGAACCTTGATTCAGCACCAGATTTTCCGTACATTGGAGACAATGGACAGACGACTTGCATGAGGAAGAACATTACGCCTTCATCAGTAATATACGACCCTTGCGCACCTGTTGATCCGGCGCGACTGGAAAAACTGAAGCAACACATTAAGGCAATTCCACCCAAACCACCAGCACCTAAAGATAAACCAGAAGAACCCTCAGCTGATCATGAGAGTGACTTCTACAGCATACTCATGCATGAAAGACCGTGGCCTGACAAAGAATATGGATGGGTGTTTGATAAT CATATCGCTGCGTATATGAACGTCCTCATACAAAGGTCCATGCGAGATCCCACTCCATTCTGGTCCAAGCGGATTGGTTTCATAGACCCTTGGTTGTTAAGTTCTTGGGCTTCCCTCGATTACAGGCAGTTCAGGATGAAACCTGCTTCGTTCAAGTTCAAAGACTGTGGTTATGAAGCGTTGGTAAACGGGAGATTCCCCGAAGAATTTACAACAAACTTGAAGTGGTATGCAGATGTGGATCACGTGTACGGATGTCTTCAAACCGGCGGTAATCACTGGGTGGCGTTTCACGTGGATCTGATCAAGGAGAAGATAGATTGCTACGATCCAATCTATGGAGAGTCAACACCCGAAAGTGAGCAAAAAATGCTAAATGCTTTTAGACCTCTACTGGAGATGCTTCCCTGGATGTTGAATGAGCTTATTCCTGCCGATCTCCGAAAGCATTCTAGGAAGAGGTTCGCATTCAGACGGAGGAGCAAAAGATACATTCCACAAAACAACATGTCAGGTGATTGTGGGGTTTATTCGTTGAAGTTTGTGGAGTGTCTAGCGCTTGGTGTAACTTTTGATGGCATAAACGATAGTAATATTCAAGGGTTACGGGTGAAGATGGCAGCAGATATCCTCGAGGAAGGAGGAAATGTTGGAATGAACAATTTGTTTTCATAA